In a single window of the Papaver somniferum cultivar HN1 chromosome 8, ASM357369v1, whole genome shotgun sequence genome:
- the LOC113301641 gene encoding uncharacterized protein LOC113301641 has product MKAKKEEELLECPICWESFNLVENIPYILWCGHTLCKTCILSLQWAAVRFPSLPIQLPLFVSCPWCQLLSLRVIWKGKLRFPRKNFFLLWLVESANGNQIRFCPSSCTDEKAFQSSSSSTSVRQSGSYPSSIESLHEPPSSSRTREGSSSFIRSWRVCTSLRKSLPLLLHITAKFPVVAIFMLIVLYIIPASAAILVGWLLITFLFALPSFLVLYFSYPILNWLVREIIA; this is encoded by the exons ATGAAGGCCAAAAAAGAGGAAGAGTTGCTAGAATGCCCAATTTGCTGGGAATCATTTAACCTTGTGGAGAACATACCCTACATTCTATGGTGCGGACACACATTGTGCAAAACTTGCATCTTGTCCCTACAGTGGGCGGCTGTCAGATTCCCGTCCCTCCCGATTCAACTTCCACTCTTTGTATCATGTCCATGGTGCCAACTACTTTCCCTCAGAGTTATTTGGAAAG GTAAGCTTCGATTTCCTAGGAAGAATTTCTTTCTACTCTGGTTGGTGGAAAGTGCAAATGGCAATCAGATTAGATTTTGCCCGTCTTCCTGCACGGATGAGAAAGCGTTTCAGTCATCATCAAGTAGCACATCAGTTCGTCAAAGTGGATCTTACCCTTCATCAATCGAAAGCCTACACGAACCTCCTAGTTCCTCCCGAACAAGAGAAGGGTCAAGTAGTTTTATACGCAGCTGGCGAGTTTGTACGTCATTGCGTAAGTCACTGCCTTTGTTGCTGCACATCACAGCCAAGTTCCCTGTGGTAGCAATATTCATGCTAATTGTTTTGTATATAATACCTGCAAGTGCTGCTATATTGGTTGGTTGGTTACTAATTACCTTTTTATTTGCATTGCCATCATTCTTGGTACTGTATTTCTCATACCCAATTCTAAACTGGTTAGTTAGGGAGATTATTGCTTGA